The Acidobacteriota bacterium genome includes a window with the following:
- a CDS encoding AI-2E family transporter gives MSPSPSERIRLDLPWLTILKILIAAALVWIWLQVWPIVMVVLVSLVLAVTLEPAVGWLERWRFKRGLAVLVVGAVTLATFGAFLFAAVAPITEETKVLVDRLASFQESVAVRVPVAVARVVRRGPQDPAQMMSEIAAKVPDIGIAVLSAAAMTLFAFILTLYLLADGRRTYEWVIAYVPRAHRAKVNETVVGVTGAVFAYAAGNLLTSIFAAVFVLVSLTLLKVPAALMLAVLAGVCDFVPIIGFFVALTPAVLIALTISPGTAAAVAGLYVLCSAIENYAIVPKVYGHHLKVSRVAVLLGLVTGAALGGIIGALLALPVVAAYPIVERIWLRESLGKSVLAEHARLEREGE, from the coding sequence ATGAGCCCGTCACCTTCCGAACGCATTCGGCTTGACCTGCCGTGGCTGACCATCTTGAAGATCCTGATCGCGGCAGCGCTCGTCTGGATCTGGCTGCAGGTCTGGCCCATCGTGATGGTGGTGCTCGTGTCGCTCGTCCTCGCCGTCACGCTCGAACCGGCCGTTGGGTGGCTGGAACGGTGGAGATTCAAGCGGGGTCTGGCCGTGCTCGTGGTCGGCGCCGTGACGCTTGCCACCTTCGGCGCCTTTCTCTTTGCGGCCGTGGCACCGATCACGGAAGAAACGAAGGTGCTCGTCGACCGTCTCGCCTCGTTCCAGGAGAGTGTCGCGGTGCGTGTGCCTGTGGCGGTCGCCCGCGTCGTGCGGCGAGGCCCCCAGGATCCGGCGCAGATGATGTCCGAGATCGCCGCCAAAGTGCCTGACATCGGCATCGCCGTGCTGTCGGCTGCCGCGATGACGCTCTTTGCCTTCATCCTGACGCTCTATTTGCTGGCGGATGGCCGCCGCACCTACGAGTGGGTGATCGCGTACGTCCCGCGCGCGCACCGCGCGAAGGTGAACGAGACGGTCGTGGGCGTGACCGGGGCCGTGTTCGCCTATGCCGCAGGCAACCTCCTCACCTCGATCTTCGCCGCGGTGTTCGTCCTCGTGTCGCTCACGCTGCTGAAAGTGCCCGCCGCGTTGATGCTCGCGGTGCTCGCCGGCGTGTGCGACTTCGTGCCGATTATCGGCTTCTTCGTGGCGCTTACGCCGGCCGTGCTGATTGCGCTCACCATCTCGCCAGGCACCGCCGCTGCCGTCGCCGGCCTGTACGTGCTCTGTTCCGCGATCGAAAACTACGCCATCGTGCCAAAGGTGTATGGCCATCATTTGAAGGTGTCGCGTGTCGCGGTGTTGCTTGGTCTTGTGACAGGGGCGGCGCTTGGGGGAATTATCGGGGCGCTGCTCGCGCTGCCGGTTGTTGCGGCGTATCCGATCGTCGAGCGAATCTGGCTCCGCGAGTCTCTTGGGAAGAGCGTGTTGGCCGAGCACGCGCGACTCGAGCGCGAAGGGGAGTGA
- a CDS encoding glutathione peroxidase, with product MGAGSLYDLKVTTLSGQPADLGAYRGKVVLVVNVASQCGYTPQYAGLEKLYREMAPRGVTVLGFPSNDFGGQEPGTPEEIQQFCKRTYDVTFPLFAKVITKAGPDQSPVYAFLGETGNLPQWNFAKYVVDKNGKVVAFFPSRVPPDAAELRVAIEKAIAGGRPLAGSVTSPDL from the coding sequence ATGGGAGCGGGTTCTCTCTACGACTTGAAGGTGACGACGCTCTCTGGGCAGCCGGCAGATCTTGGGGCGTATCGGGGCAAGGTGGTGCTGGTAGTGAACGTCGCCAGTCAGTGTGGCTACACGCCACAGTATGCAGGCCTCGAGAAGCTCTACCGGGAGATGGCGCCCAGGGGCGTGACCGTTCTCGGCTTCCCGAGCAACGACTTCGGCGGCCAGGAGCCCGGGACGCCAGAAGAGATTCAGCAGTTCTGCAAGCGAACATACGACGTCACATTCCCGCTCTTCGCGAAGGTGATCACCAAGGCTGGCCCCGACCAGTCGCCGGTGTACGCGTTTCTCGGTGAGACGGGCAATCTCCCGCAATGGAACTTCGCGAAGTACGTGGTGGACAAGAACGGAAAGGTCGTCGCCTTCTTCCCAAGCCGTGTCCCGCCGGACGCGGCGGAATTGCGCGTCGCGATCGAGAAGGCGATCGCGGGCGGCCGCCCGCTGGCTGGCTCCGTCACTAGCCCGGACCTCTAG
- a CDS encoding glycosyltransferase family 9 protein yields the protein MNNQLFRERLQKRLFHLSGVLTARFPRVGSTVLDSTLVPLLGHPLLIWHSHRHNLALLKGVREFRRIIVLADIHIGDAVMMQASVSALRDFFPDAEIDYVVKKGVVSLIEGNPEITRIIPLYTGSPLPADRDRQGVRDIIDNGAYDVCFNFSPFFDGPSLFPPGLTVIHFLSHGSALVHNEFHPVAPNHFLYQAYSFIHELLSPLFRSRRDEPFTGVTLHLSDAAVDEAECFIRDIGIARNSPVLFLNPDAASPYTRLPFERQVELLSQLSTLTIPILLAAGHSEANVGVRLKDALPVEQQRGIHVIPPTMPLDAWSALVDCSDAFVSADTGPLHLGAARKCSKSGSRTFRNRTAIYGVFGATPARMSGYDSNLPGFLPANQDGPSHTYVAGSPCRNITCLNKLYKTCKTVRCFEELHIDAIVSTIRAEIATSRHT from the coding sequence ATGAACAATCAGCTGTTTCGGGAACGGCTGCAAAAGAGACTCTTCCACCTCAGCGGCGTGCTCACCGCCCGTTTCCCTCGTGTGGGATCCACCGTTCTTGATTCGACCTTGGTTCCTCTCCTCGGACACCCCCTGCTGATCTGGCATTCCCACAGGCATAATCTTGCTCTCCTGAAGGGCGTCCGCGAGTTCCGGCGCATCATCGTCCTTGCCGACATTCACATCGGTGATGCCGTCATGATGCAGGCCTCTGTTTCTGCGCTGCGGGACTTCTTTCCGGACGCTGAGATCGACTACGTCGTCAAGAAAGGTGTCGTCAGCCTCATCGAGGGCAATCCTGAGATTACGCGCATCATTCCGCTCTACACTGGTTCACCCCTGCCGGCAGACAGGGACCGCCAGGGCGTCCGCGACATCATTGATAACGGAGCGTACGATGTTTGTTTCAATTTCAGTCCGTTCTTCGATGGTCCGAGCCTCTTTCCGCCGGGTCTGACCGTCATCCATTTTCTGAGTCATGGGTCGGCCCTGGTCCACAACGAATTCCATCCAGTCGCACCCAATCATTTCCTCTATCAGGCGTACAGCTTCATCCATGAGCTCCTCTCCCCGTTGTTCCGGTCCAGGCGGGACGAGCCATTCACCGGCGTGACTCTCCACCTGTCCGATGCCGCTGTAGACGAGGCTGAATGCTTCATTCGAGACATCGGCATCGCCAGGAACTCTCCAGTTCTCTTCCTGAATCCGGATGCCGCCTCCCCGTATACGCGACTGCCTTTCGAGCGACAAGTGGAGTTATTGAGCCAGTTGTCGACTCTCACCATCCCGATACTTTTGGCGGCCGGTCATTCTGAGGCGAATGTTGGTGTTCGACTCAAGGACGCGCTCCCGGTCGAGCAGCAGCGCGGCATCCACGTCATTCCGCCGACCATGCCTCTGGATGCCTGGTCGGCGTTAGTTGATTGTTCAGACGCCTTCGTGTCTGCAGACACTGGCCCCCTCCACCTTGGAGCGGCCCGCAAATGTTCGAAATCCGGATCGCGTACCTTCCGCAACCGGACGGCCATTTATGGCGTCTTTGGAGCCACGCCGGCCCGGATGTCGGGATATGATTCGAATCTTCCCGGTTTTCTGCCCGCCAACCAAGACGGGCCGTCGCACACCTACGTGGCTGGGAGTCCATGCCGGAACATCACTTGCCTGAACAAACTCTACAAGACCTGCAAGACTGTCCGCTGCTTCGAGGAGCTGCACATCGATGCCATTGTTTCGACGATCCGTGCTGAGATAGCGACATCGCGTCACACCTGA
- a CDS encoding LysE family transporter, with translation MNLVLLFLLAFTLGFVTAIPLGGSQIEVARRALGGHLRAAVFVAVGSASSDMVYGGVAFFGIAPFLSRPGVITWFYLIGGVLLLALAYYTFRQSTTLHHFDVSDPLLRRSRFSYVIGFVLAFSNPQMIITWLIGKGIVEQLGVVKVFTSGLSVLFVTAGGLGLMSYLTGLAVVLSRLKRSIPISVLTRIYYWLGFVLVGLSFLFLYSSARMWLLKQSV, from the coding sequence ATGAATCTTGTGCTTTTGTTCCTTTTGGCTTTCACCCTGGGTTTTGTGACCGCCATTCCACTCGGCGGTTCTCAGATCGAAGTGGCGAGACGCGCCCTGGGTGGGCATCTGCGAGCTGCCGTGTTCGTCGCCGTGGGTTCGGCCAGTTCAGACATGGTGTACGGGGGTGTGGCGTTCTTTGGAATCGCCCCTTTCTTGTCTCGGCCGGGCGTCATTACGTGGTTCTATCTGATAGGCGGGGTGTTGTTGTTGGCGTTGGCATACTACACCTTCAGACAGAGCACGACGCTTCATCATTTCGATGTGAGCGACCCGTTGCTTCGCAGGAGTCGTTTTTCATATGTGATCGGATTTGTGCTGGCCTTCTCCAATCCTCAGATGATCATCACCTGGCTGATCGGGAAGGGCATTGTGGAACAACTGGGTGTGGTCAAGGTGTTCACGTCGGGATTGTCGGTGCTCTTCGTGACGGCCGGCGGCCTGGGGCTGATGAGCTACCTGACTGGCCTGGCCGTTGTGCTGAGCCGGCTGAAGCGGTCTATTCCCATCAGTGTGCTGACGCGGATCTACTACTGGCTCGGGTTTGTGTTGGTCGGACTGTCTTTCCTGTTTCTCTATAGTTCCGCGAGAATGTGGCTCCTGAAGCAGAGCGTCTGA
- the thiM gene encoding hydroxyethylthiazole kinase encodes MTTPSAVWRDVVRIRETAPLVHNITNYVVMNTTANALLAIGASPVMAHAIDEVEDLVRLAGALVINIGTLSPAWVDAMFRAGKEASKQGIPIVLDPVGAGATPYRTDTAQRLGREVSPAIIRGNASEIRALVQADAMTRGVDSTHSTEESVDHARHVAGQYRCTVSMSGATDIIVTRDATTRVGNGHPIMPRITGLGCTATALTGAFAAVNPSVFDAAVHAMIVMGIAGEIAADQSAGPGSFWSQFLDALYALQESDITTRMRASDG; translated from the coding sequence ATGACAACACCATCGGCGGTCTGGCGGGACGTGGTTCGCATTCGCGAGACCGCTCCGCTCGTCCACAACATCACGAACTACGTCGTCATGAACACGACGGCCAACGCCCTGCTCGCCATTGGGGCGTCGCCCGTGATGGCGCACGCGATCGACGAAGTGGAGGACCTGGTGCGCCTGGCCGGTGCACTTGTCATCAATATCGGGACGCTGAGCCCGGCCTGGGTTGACGCCATGTTCCGTGCGGGGAAGGAAGCGTCGAAGCAGGGGATTCCGATTGTGCTCGATCCGGTTGGCGCCGGCGCGACGCCCTACAGGACGGACACCGCGCAGCGGTTGGGCCGGGAGGTGTCACCGGCCATCATCCGTGGCAACGCCTCCGAGATCCGAGCGCTGGTGCAGGCCGATGCGATGACCAGGGGCGTCGACAGCACGCATTCGACGGAGGAGTCCGTCGATCATGCGCGCCACGTGGCCGGTCAGTACCGCTGCACCGTCTCGATGAGCGGGGCGACCGACATCATCGTCACCCGCGACGCGACCACGCGCGTCGGCAACGGCCATCCGATCATGCCGCGCATCACGGGTCTCGGATGTACGGCCACCGCGCTGACGGGCGCGTTTGCGGCGGTCAACCCGTCTGTGTTCGATGCTGCCGTGCACGCCATGATCGTGATGGGAATCGCCGGCGAGATCGCCGCGGACCAGTCAGCCGGACCGGGCAGCTTCTGGTCGCAGTTCCTCGATGCGCTCTACGCGCTCCAGGAATCCGATATCACGACGCGCATGCGGGCCAGCGACGGATGA
- a CDS encoding LysE family translocator: MMFDSRYLAFASISALLVLSPGATLAVVTETAIAEGRVAALLTVLGVGIGNSTLALGSALGMSLVLHQWPWALDAVKVGGAVYLSFLGLRGLWFGVKGRAPHHGAAGERHVTPPAPGRSHVGRGITTNLLNPPVVLFYMTLLPQFIDASDPFFARFLLLATTHVSMSLAWQSSCAIAVSFVADRFARPATRRVLEAATGAVLVFLGVRLLLR, translated from the coding sequence ATGATGTTTGATTCCCGCTACCTTGCGTTCGCGAGTATCTCGGCCCTTCTGGTCCTCAGCCCGGGCGCCACACTGGCCGTGGTCACCGAGACGGCGATTGCCGAGGGGCGTGTTGCCGCGTTGCTCACTGTGCTCGGCGTCGGCATCGGCAACTCGACACTGGCGCTCGGGTCCGCGCTGGGCATGTCGCTGGTGCTGCACCAATGGCCATGGGCGCTTGACGCCGTAAAGGTCGGCGGCGCGGTGTACCTGAGCTTTCTCGGCCTGCGGGGGCTCTGGTTCGGCGTGAAAGGTCGTGCACCACATCACGGTGCAGCCGGCGAACGACACGTGACGCCTCCTGCGCCGGGGCGCAGCCACGTCGGACGCGGCATCACCACGAACCTGCTGAATCCCCCGGTCGTGCTCTTCTACATGACGCTGCTGCCACAGTTTATTGACGCCAGCGATCCGTTCTTCGCGCGCTTCCTGCTGCTCGCCACCACGCACGTCTCGATGAGTCTTGCCTGGCAATCAAGCTGCGCGATCGCCGTCAGCTTTGTCGCCGATCGGTTTGCTCGCCCAGCCACCCGGCGGGTGCTCGAAGCCGCGACCGGCGCGGTGCTGGTCTTCCTCGGTGTGCGCCTGCTCCTGCGTTAA
- the eno gene encoding phosphopyruvate hydratase, translated as MNNSECSGRTIDSITALEILDSRGNPTVRVAVRLASGISAAACVPSGASTGENEAVELRDGDKKRYRGNGVLKAVEHVKTIIAPRLEGIDATHQREIDVIMKELDGTPNKGNLGANAILGVSMAVARAAAAACDLPLYAYIGGAGAARLPVPMMNILNGGKHADNSVDFQEFMVMPVGASSFAEALRAGAETFHALKTILKSRGYATSVGDEGGFAPNLKSNEEACEVILEAIQAAGYRPGKDVAIALDPAASSFYENGTYDLAKSRQGRKSHAEMTELYRDWIAKYPIVSIEDGLAENDWDGFRAHTAALGDRIQIVGDDIFVTNTEFIARGIRESSANAVLIKLNQIGTVTETIEAIEMCRRAGWGFVISHRSGETEDTFIADFAVAMGGGQIKTGSACRSERIAKYNRLIEIEAELGRSATFASPFAQ; from the coding sequence ATGAATAACTCAGAATGCTCGGGCCGCACGATTGATTCCATCACCGCCCTGGAGATACTGGACTCGCGGGGCAATCCGACGGTGCGCGTTGCCGTGAGGCTGGCCAGCGGCATCAGTGCCGCCGCGTGCGTTCCCTCGGGAGCATCGACGGGTGAGAACGAAGCCGTCGAATTGAGAGACGGCGACAAGAAGCGCTACCGAGGAAACGGGGTTTTGAAGGCCGTCGAGCACGTGAAGACCATCATCGCTCCCCGCCTCGAAGGGATCGACGCGACGCATCAGCGCGAGATCGACGTCATCATGAAGGAGTTGGACGGGACGCCCAACAAGGGAAACCTCGGCGCCAATGCGATCCTGGGCGTGTCGATGGCGGTCGCCCGCGCGGCGGCTGCGGCATGTGATCTGCCGCTCTACGCGTATATCGGCGGTGCGGGCGCGGCGCGGCTGCCCGTGCCGATGATGAACATCCTCAACGGAGGCAAGCACGCCGACAACAGCGTGGACTTCCAGGAATTCATGGTGATGCCGGTGGGCGCGTCGAGCTTCGCCGAGGCGCTGCGGGCCGGTGCTGAGACGTTCCACGCGCTCAAGACCATTCTCAAGAGTCGCGGCTACGCCACCTCCGTCGGCGACGAGGGAGGCTTTGCGCCCAATCTCAAGAGCAACGAAGAAGCTTGCGAGGTCATTCTCGAGGCGATCCAGGCGGCTGGCTACCGACCGGGCAAGGACGTGGCGATCGCCCTCGACCCGGCGGCCTCGTCGTTCTACGAGAACGGCACGTATGACCTTGCCAAGTCGCGGCAGGGCAGGAAGTCGCACGCCGAGATGACGGAACTCTATCGGGACTGGATCGCGAAGTACCCCATCGTGTCCATCGAGGACGGTCTGGCCGAGAACGACTGGGACGGGTTCCGGGCGCACACGGCGGCGCTGGGCGATCGGATCCAGATCGTCGGCGACGACATCTTCGTCACCAACACGGAGTTCATCGCGCGTGGCATCCGCGAATCGTCGGCCAACGCCGTACTGATCAAGCTCAACCAGATCGGCACCGTCACCGAGACGATCGAGGCCATCGAGATGTGCCGCCGCGCGGGGTGGGGGTTCGTGATTTCCCACCGATCGGGCGAGACGGAAGACACCTTCATCGCAGACTTCGCGGTGGCCATGGGTGGCGGCCAGATCAAGACGGGGTCCGCCTGTCGAAGCGAGCGGATCGCGAAGTACAACCGGCTGATCGAGATCGAGGCCGAACTGGGTCGGTCCGCCACCTTCGCAAGTCCCTTCGCGCAGTAG
- the crcB gene encoding fluoride efflux transporter CrcB has protein sequence MNRLLPYLLVGVGGFLGANARYVTAKWVGTWVDAGFPLGTFLINMSGSFLLGLLGGLLAARLVPHGDDVRLALGVGFLGAFTTFSTFEFETHALFEDGVWLTALSNIFLSLFLGLLAVRVGLVVAKSWMVG, from the coding sequence ATGAACCGGTTGTTGCCGTATCTTCTGGTCGGGGTCGGCGGCTTCCTGGGCGCCAACGCGCGCTACGTGACGGCCAAGTGGGTCGGAACGTGGGTCGATGCAGGTTTTCCGCTGGGCACATTCCTGATCAACATGAGCGGATCGTTCCTCCTGGGCCTGCTCGGCGGCCTGCTGGCCGCGCGGCTGGTTCCCCATGGCGACGACGTGCGTCTGGCGCTCGGCGTCGGATTCCTGGGCGCGTTCACGACGTTTTCGACATTTGAATTCGAGACGCACGCGCTCTTCGAGGATGGTGTGTGGCTCACCGCGCTCAGCAACATCTTCCTGAGCCTGTTCCTCGGCCTCCTCGCCGTGAGGGTAGGCCTGGTCGTGGCGAAGTCGTGGATGGTCGGATAA
- a CDS encoding DUF190 domain-containing protein: MKLPEQGVLLRIFMGEADREPGRDRPLYEAIVRRAREAHLAGATVLKGPLGYGKNSRVHSAKLLELSTDLPIVIEIVDAEDKIKAFLPIVDELVTEGMVTLEAVRVLKYVASPRRA, from the coding sequence ATGAAACTGCCCGAACAAGGCGTCCTGCTCCGGATCTTCATGGGGGAGGCGGACCGTGAGCCCGGACGGGACCGGCCCCTTTACGAGGCCATCGTGCGGCGCGCGCGTGAAGCACATTTGGCAGGCGCGACGGTGCTCAAGGGGCCTTTGGGCTACGGCAAGAACTCGCGCGTGCACTCCGCGAAGCTGCTGGAACTATCGACCGATCTGCCCATCGTGATCGAAATCGTCGATGCCGAAGACAAGATCAAGGCGTTCCTGCCGATCGTCGACGAACTGGTCACCGAGGGCATGGTGACGCTCGAGGCGGTGCGTGTGCTCAAGTACGTCGCCTCACCCAGGCGGGCCTGA
- a CDS encoding MFS transporter, with amino-acid sequence MDRQTSELTRQDGADAPTEQDHNVVALGWVAFFGGFGQDMIQPILPLFYSSVLGLNKEFIGLVEGSMMTVVSLMKIAAGYLSDLLGKRKAIVFVGYALSAAARFSLGLAGSGAAVLGLRLTDGVGKGLKDAPRDALVASSAGKRKLGFAFGVQRTLDTLGSVAGPLLTFGLLRLWVNRPGKYQAIFFVAGVVAAMTLLIIGLVVRERQAAVKTQRISLAVLRGPFAGFLAVMLLFTLGNSSDAFIILRAQDVGVAIVLIPEVYALFNLVSAAAAIPAGKLSDRIGRRRVIACGWAVYAMAYLGFALVHSPWMMWVLYAFYGLFYAFSEGAAKAMVAELVPEESRGTAYGLYNAAVGVMALPASLIAGILWHRISPAAPFAFGAALAGLALLGLWFVPPASAIRHGAPV; translated from the coding sequence ATCGATAGACAGACATCGGAACTCACCAGGCAAGACGGCGCGGATGCTCCCACCGAGCAGGATCACAACGTCGTGGCCTTGGGGTGGGTCGCGTTTTTCGGCGGGTTTGGGCAGGACATGATCCAGCCGATCCTGCCGTTGTTCTACTCCTCGGTGCTTGGCCTGAACAAGGAGTTCATCGGGCTCGTCGAGGGCTCGATGATGACGGTCGTCAGCCTGATGAAGATTGCGGCCGGCTATCTCTCCGACCTCCTCGGAAAGAGAAAGGCCATTGTCTTCGTTGGTTATGCGCTGTCGGCGGCGGCGCGGTTCTCGCTGGGGCTGGCGGGGTCGGGGGCGGCCGTCCTTGGTCTGCGGCTCACGGATGGTGTGGGTAAAGGCCTCAAGGACGCCCCACGCGACGCACTGGTGGCCAGTTCGGCAGGCAAGAGGAAGCTGGGGTTCGCCTTCGGCGTGCAGCGCACCCTGGATACGCTCGGCTCGGTGGCCGGCCCTCTTTTGACCTTCGGGCTGCTGCGCCTGTGGGTCAACCGTCCCGGCAAATACCAGGCGATATTCTTCGTCGCCGGCGTCGTCGCCGCCATGACGTTGCTCATCATCGGGCTGGTGGTGCGGGAACGGCAAGCGGCCGTGAAGACGCAGCGCATCTCGCTCGCCGTGCTCCGAGGGCCGTTCGCCGGCTTCCTCGCGGTGATGCTCCTGTTCACACTGGGCAATTCGTCCGATGCGTTCATCATTCTCCGCGCGCAGGACGTAGGTGTCGCCATCGTGCTGATCCCGGAGGTCTATGCCCTGTTCAACCTGGTGTCGGCGGCCGCTGCGATCCCGGCAGGCAAGCTTTCTGATCGGATTGGTCGCCGCCGCGTGATCGCCTGCGGATGGGCCGTGTATGCGATGGCCTACCTGGGCTTTGCCCTGGTTCACAGCCCCTGGATGATGTGGGTGCTGTATGCCTTCTATGGCCTGTTCTATGCGTTCAGCGAAGGAGCGGCCAAGGCCATGGTCGCCGAACTGGTGCCAGAGGAGAGCCGAGGCACGGCGTATGGACTCTACAACGCCGCTGTTGGCGTAATGGCGCTTCCGGCGAGCCTGATCGCGGGCATCCTGTGGCATCGTATTTCACCGGCGGCCCCATTCGCGTTCGGCGCAGCGCTGGCGGGCCTGGCACTGCTCGGGTTATGGTTCGTGCCGCCGGCATCCGCGATTCGTCACGGCGCCCCGGTATGA
- a CDS encoding dynamin family protein → MTDHHAAAEGSTAPLRAMAEAARDTGADAIAKEATALADRLAEGRFFVACVGQFKRGKSTLLNALIGQPLLPTGVVPVTSAVTVLRYGASLKTRVHLLDGTIQPIDTASILDYVTEARNPGNAKGVAVVEVCIPSPLLATGLCLVDTPGLGSVFAANTEVTRAFAPQIDAALVVLGADPPISADELALVEEVGSRIDQLLIVLNKADKGSAGDLQEAADFAQSVIARRLGREIGPPLLVSATERLAGSCPRDWNELEDRLRALAGRSSDLLAAAAARGAARLGRRLLRDIDEQRTALTKPLADSERRLSHLRSTIAGAEQALRELSARLGVEQAELSAAFSQTRNAFMADSTPGVMRVLDQRIAAEPFRRGPGFRARAMDLALDVAGEAIRDWGHRVEPHAEELYRRATARFADLANGFMARVAVSVGESFDDGAALIEARGFRAASGFHFAELLRLAGPGPVAWVLDWVLPRRLEIAGVRSSAAEYVRRLIATNSARVANDLNERVLESRRGLESEIRSRMRSLVESAGRALERACQHKTAGEQAVRGRLDHLDELRCDIERLLAADNMEQGL, encoded by the coding sequence ATGACGGACCACCACGCCGCGGCTGAAGGGTCAACGGCGCCGTTGCGCGCGATGGCCGAGGCCGCGCGCGACACAGGCGCGGACGCCATTGCCAAAGAGGCGACCGCACTGGCCGACCGACTGGCCGAGGGGCGTTTCTTCGTCGCGTGCGTGGGCCAGTTCAAGCGAGGTAAGTCCACGCTGCTCAACGCCCTGATTGGACAGCCGCTGCTGCCGACGGGCGTGGTACCGGTGACCTCGGCCGTCACCGTACTGCGCTATGGCGCCTCGCTCAAGACGCGCGTGCATCTGCTCGACGGGACCATCCAGCCAATCGACACGGCGTCGATCTTGGACTACGTCACCGAGGCTCGCAATCCCGGCAATGCCAAGGGTGTCGCGGTCGTTGAGGTATGCATCCCGAGTCCGCTGTTGGCAACGGGTTTGTGCCTGGTCGACACGCCGGGGCTTGGGTCCGTCTTCGCAGCGAACACCGAGGTGACCCGCGCGTTTGCGCCCCAGATCGACGCGGCGCTGGTGGTGCTCGGGGCCGATCCGCCTATCTCGGCCGACGAGTTGGCGCTGGTCGAGGAGGTGGGAAGTCGTATCGACCAGCTGCTGATTGTGTTGAACAAGGCCGACAAAGGATCCGCTGGCGATCTGCAGGAAGCGGCTGACTTTGCGCAGTCGGTCATCGCACGCCGGCTCGGTCGCGAGATAGGTCCGCCCCTTCTCGTGAGTGCCACCGAGCGGCTGGCGGGCTCGTGCCCGCGCGATTGGAACGAGCTGGAGGACCGCCTGCGAGCGTTGGCCGGCAGGTCCAGCGACCTGTTGGCGGCGGCGGCCGCGCGCGGTGCCGCGCGCCTGGGCCGACGACTGCTGCGCGACATCGATGAGCAACGCACGGCACTCACGAAGCCCCTCGCTGATTCAGAACGTCGGTTGAGCCATCTGCGCTCGACCATCGCCGGCGCAGAGCAGGCGTTGCGTGAGTTGTCCGCCCGGCTTGGCGTGGAACAGGCGGAGTTGTCAGCGGCCTTCTCACAGACGAGAAACGCGTTCATGGCCGACTCGACGCCCGGCGTGATGCGCGTGCTCGATCAGCGAATTGCTGCCGAACCATTTCGCCGGGGACCGGGGTTTCGCGCGAGAGCGATGGACCTGGCGCTGGATGTGGCTGGCGAGGCGATTCGCGACTGGGGCCACCGAGTGGAACCTCACGCAGAAGAACTCTACCGGCGGGCCACGGCACGATTCGCGGATCTCGCCAACGGCTTCATGGCACGCGTTGCCGTGTCGGTAGGAGAGTCGTTCGACGATGGCGCGGCCCTGATTGAGGCACGCGGCTTTCGGGCGGCAAGCGGGTTCCATTTCGCGGAGCTCTTGCGTCTGGCCGGACCCGGTCCCGTGGCGTGGGTACTCGATTGGGTGCTGCCGCGGCGACTGGAGATCGCGGGTGTCAGGTCGAGTGCTGCGGAGTACGTGCGCCGCCTGATCGCCACCAACAGCGCGCGGGTAGCCAACGATCTCAACGAGCGTGTGCTGGAGAGCCGCCGCGGCCTGGAAAGCGAAATCCGGAGTCGCATGCGGTCGCTGGTCGAGTCAGCGGGCCGGGCGCTCGAACGCGCCTGTCAGCACAAGACTGCCGGGGAGCAGGCGGTGCGCGGCCGCCTGGATCATCTCGACGAGTTGCGATGCGACATCGAACGCCTGCTCGCGGCGGACAACATGGAGCAGGGGCTGTGA